A genome region from Bacillota bacterium includes the following:
- a CDS encoding GerAB/ArcD/ProY family transporter, which translates to MRPRPQISVTEGIALGTCVVWPTSELYLPSVIATAGREDGWLGLLAGALVVIPVALVVAALAGRLPHMGLPDQAQVVLGRWLGKIPAGIFVLGTAFLAAYAVRAGTDMVGLLMLPRTPPWVVAAVIVGQAAVGAYYGLEVVARAAVIAFLAVAAVSVILIAGFLPLFDARYLLPVLSRGPGPPLVSAAIAAGFWGQQVLGAMGAHAFRGARELRAAVLGAAAASVLAGWLLFTLGQGTAGWYGMSRLTLPTIELVRSVRMFLPLLERVDVLVVIGWTAMGFAQVAWLLWACAWGSARVAGLVDARPLLPLWTAAIYAGAVSLPEDLAVLIQVWTRVFVPVTVAGLIAVVLLLWLVAALRGLRPERGRGGT; encoded by the coding sequence ATGAGGCCCCGTCCCCAGATCTCCGTCACCGAGGGCATCGCCCTGGGCACCTGCGTGGTCTGGCCCACCTCCGAGCTCTACCTGCCTTCGGTGATCGCCACTGCCGGCAGGGAGGACGGCTGGCTGGGCCTGCTGGCCGGGGCTCTGGTGGTGATACCCGTAGCCCTGGTCGTGGCCGCCCTGGCGGGCCGGCTGCCTCATATGGGCCTGCCAGATCAGGCCCAGGTGGTCCTGGGCCGCTGGTTGGGCAAGATACCGGCCGGTATCTTCGTGCTGGGGACTGCGTTCCTGGCTGCGTATGCGGTGCGGGCCGGGACGGACATGGTGGGGTTGCTCATGCTGCCCCGCACCCCTCCCTGGGTGGTGGCCGCGGTCATAGTGGGGCAGGCCGCGGTGGGGGCGTATTACGGCCTGGAGGTGGTGGCGCGGGCGGCGGTGATCGCCTTCCTGGCCGTGGCGGCGGTATCGGTGATCCTGATCGCGGGGTTCCTGCCTCTGTTCGACGCCCGTTACCTCCTCCCCGTGCTGAGCCGGGGGCCTGGTCCCCCGCTGGTGAGCGCTGCCATCGCAGCCGGGTTCTGGGGGCAGCAGGTGCTCGGGGCCATGGGGGCGCATGCCTTTCGCGGCGCCCGCGAGTTGCGCGCGGCCGTCCTCGGTGCGGCTGCCGCTTCCGTTCTGGCGGGCTGGCTCCTCTTCACCCTGGGTCAGGGCACGGCAGGCTGGTACGGGATGTCCCGCCTCACCCTGCCCACCATCGAGCTGGTGCGCTCGGTGCGCATGTTCCTCCCCCTGCTCGAGCGGGTCGACGTGCTGGTGGTGATCGGGTGGACGGCCATGGGTTTCGCCCAGGTGGCCTGGCTGCTCTGGGCGTGCGCCTGGGGCAGCGCCCGCGTGGCGGGCCTGGTGGACGCCCGCCCCCTGCTTCCCCTGTGGACGGCGGCGATCTACGCCGGCGCGGTGTCTCTTCCCGAGGATCTGGCGGTCCTCATTCAGGTCTGGACCCGGGTGTTCGTGCCCGTGACCGTAGCAGGGCTGATTGCGGTGGTGCTACTCTTGTGGCTGGTGGCTGCCCTGCGCGGGCTCAGACCGGAGAGGGGCCGGGGTGGAACATGA